A window from Candidatus Acidulodesulfobacterium acidiphilum encodes these proteins:
- the pstC gene encoding phosphate ABC transporter permease subunit PstC, which produces MFNLKYKDDFFKFILSVFVFAVVVIFLIAVIVIVYYSYPSITRYGISFLWRKEWNPPAEIFGALTFLAGTFAVTFLALIFAIPFSLGIGIFLQEYCPLFLRGIFTVIIEMLAGIPSVVFGVWGVLTVVPWLRESVEPFFKSHFSGIPFLRVEENIGYGILAASIIVAFMILPIIASITKDSLSSVPKLAKDGALAMGATKLDVIKDVSMPYALNGIYGGIILGFGRAIGETIATVLLIGNQAIVPKSLFSVGYTISSMLANTFTFAVISPIYASAEVELALILLLVSLIVNVVGRNILNRVIGGRFSRSQFGGG; this is translated from the coding sequence ATGTTTAATTTAAAATACAAAGACGACTTTTTTAAATTCATTTTATCGGTATTTGTTTTTGCCGTCGTAGTTATTTTTTTAATAGCAGTTATTGTTATAGTATATTATAGTTATCCGTCCATAACTAGATATGGTATATCTTTTTTATGGAGGAAAGAGTGGAATCCTCCGGCAGAAATATTTGGAGCCTTGACTTTCCTGGCAGGAACATTTGCCGTTACTTTCCTTGCTCTCATATTTGCGATACCTTTCAGTTTAGGAATAGGAATTTTTTTACAGGAATACTGCCCCCTTTTTTTAAGAGGTATTTTTACCGTAATTATTGAAATGCTTGCAGGCATACCCAGCGTTGTTTTTGGGGTTTGGGGCGTATTAACCGTAGTTCCCTGGTTAAGGGAATCAGTAGAACCTTTTTTTAAAAGTCATTTTTCAGGCATACCGTTTTTAAGGGTGGAAGAAAACATTGGTTACGGTATCCTTGCCGCCAGTATAATAGTAGCTTTCATGATTTTGCCCATAATTGCTTCGATTACCAAAGATTCCCTGTCTTCCGTGCCTAAACTTGCTAAAGACGGTGCGCTGGCGATGGGCGCTACTAAATTAGACGTAATAAAAGACGTTTCTATGCCTTATGCTTTGAACGGAATATATGGAGGAATAATTTTAGGATTTGGAAGAGCTATAGGCGAAACCATAGCTACCGTCCTTTTAATAGGCAACCAGGCGATTGTTCCAAAATCTTTATTCAGCGTTGGATATACAATATCTTCTATGCTTGCCAATACATTTACTTTTGCCGTTATCAGCCCTATATATGCCTCTGCCGAAGTTGAATTGGCGCTAATTCTTTTATTAGTTAGTCTTATAGTTAATGTTGTAGGAAGAAATATTTTAAACAGAGTTATAGGCGGAAGATTTAGCAGGTCGCAGTTCGGCGGCGGTTAA
- the pstS gene encoding phosphate ABC transporter substrate-binding protein PstS: MNKSSKKKMLLGVATVSAVVGLSFLVSGCAKSKTPAASSKVPAGTLTISGSTMLYPLNSVWAVEYHKLHSNVTVSVAGTGSGFGISNSADGNITIGASDAYLTKAFKKKYPNLLNVPVALDDAQVIYNIPGIPKNVNLKMTPKLVSEIYMGKIKNWDNPAFKKLNPQYKFPNLNIFVVHRADASGTTFDFTSLLTDTSKAWAKKVGRSLSPDWPTGSGYLGSDAVVSAVKSTPGSIGYVGLGWVLEYHLASAAMLNKAGNYVVGSVKTIAAAANSALKQGGFPADFDKSIVWNISAKNAYPDSNFEFWMIRKKQPNSSTTKSIKDLVSWALGPGQATKYTVKTGFAPLPKSVLPNVKKLLAQVK; the protein is encoded by the coding sequence CGCCTGCGGCAAGTTCTAAGGTTCCGGCCGGAACGCTTACCATTTCCGGCTCTACAATGCTTTATCCGTTAAATTCCGTTTGGGCGGTTGAGTATCATAAACTTCATTCGAATGTCACGGTTTCCGTTGCCGGTACAGGTTCGGGTTTTGGAATTTCAAACTCAGCCGACGGCAATATTACCATAGGAGCATCTGATGCTTATCTTACGAAAGCTTTCAAAAAAAAGTATCCTAATTTACTTAACGTTCCTGTTGCTCTCGACGATGCGCAGGTTATTTACAACATTCCGGGAATACCAAAAAACGTAAATCTTAAAATGACGCCGAAATTAGTCTCCGAAATTTATATGGGCAAGATTAAAAACTGGGATAATCCCGCATTTAAAAAACTTAATCCGCAATATAAATTTCCTAATCTTAATATATTTGTAGTTCACAGAGCGGATGCAAGCGGAACTACTTTTGATTTTACTAGTCTTTTGACTGATACTTCAAAAGCGTGGGCAAAGAAAGTAGGAAGAAGTCTTTCTCCTGATTGGCCTACTGGAAGCGGTTATCTTGGAAGCGATGCGGTTGTTTCGGCCGTTAAAAGTACTCCAGGCAGTATAGGTTATGTAGGCCTTGGCTGGGTTTTGGAATATCATCTTGCAAGCGCTGCAATGTTAAATAAAGCCGGTAATTATGTAGTGGGTTCGGTTAAAACTATAGCGGCTGCCGCAAACTCTGCATTAAAACAGGGCGGTTTTCCTGCCGATTTTGATAAATCCATAGTTTGGAATATTTCGGCTAAGAATGCATACCCCGATTCAAATTTTGAGTTTTGGATGATTAGGAAAAAACAGCCCAATTCTTCTACGACAAAATCTATTAAAGACCTTGTAAGCTGGGCTCTTGGTCCTGGACAGGCCACAAAATATACCGTTAAGACCGGTTTTGCCCCGCTTCCAAAGTCTGTTTTGCCGAACGTTAAAAAACTTTTGGCGCAGGTAAAATAA